From the Amycolatopsis thermoflava N1165 genome, one window contains:
- a CDS encoding LysR family transcriptional regulator — MELQQMRYVVAVAETNSFTRAAQRCLVVQSALSQQIARLERELGARLFERTSRRVRLTPAGAAFLPAARECLHAAERAAAEVAAAVGEVRGRLAVGSISTVAAVDIPAALREFHQRHPNVRVSLRVSPSEELTERVVRGAVDVAFLGLPTTTRPEGVHARELARDTHVAIVAPDHPLAGEPAVDLKRLAGETFVDLPAATAGRVQSDQAFAAAGLDRDVAFEVTNAALLARMVRQGLGVAMLPSAYVPQLTGVVTIEVTDAPARVEYVAWSRSGPTPAAAAFLALLGIPESAQAS, encoded by the coding sequence ATGGAGCTCCAGCAGATGCGTTACGTCGTCGCCGTGGCGGAGACCAACAGCTTCACCCGGGCCGCGCAGCGCTGCCTGGTCGTCCAGTCCGCATTGAGCCAGCAGATCGCGCGCCTGGAACGGGAACTGGGCGCCCGGCTCTTCGAGCGCACCAGCCGGCGGGTCCGGCTGACCCCGGCGGGCGCCGCGTTCCTGCCCGCCGCCCGGGAGTGCCTGCACGCGGCCGAGCGTGCGGCCGCCGAGGTCGCCGCGGCGGTCGGCGAGGTCCGCGGGCGCCTCGCCGTCGGGTCGATCTCCACCGTCGCCGCGGTCGACATCCCGGCCGCACTGCGGGAGTTCCACCAGCGCCACCCCAACGTGCGGGTCAGCCTGCGGGTGAGCCCGAGCGAGGAACTCACCGAGCGGGTCGTGCGGGGCGCGGTCGACGTGGCGTTCCTGGGGCTGCCCACGACCACGCGACCCGAGGGCGTGCACGCGCGCGAACTCGCCAGGGACACCCACGTCGCGATCGTCGCGCCGGACCACCCCCTCGCCGGCGAACCGGCGGTCGACCTGAAGCGGCTCGCCGGCGAGACGTTCGTGGACCTGCCCGCGGCGACGGCCGGCCGGGTGCAGAGCGACCAGGCGTTCGCCGCGGCGGGCCTGGACCGGGACGTCGCCTTCGAGGTGACCAACGCCGCGCTGCTGGCGCGGATGGTCCGGCAGGGTCTCGGCGTGGCGATGCTCCCGTCCGCCTACGTGCCCCAGCTGACGGGGGTGGTCACCATCGAGGTCACGGACGCGCCGGCCCGCGTCGAGTACGTCGCGTGGAGCCGCTCCGGCCCGACGCCCGCGGCGGCCGCTTTCCTCGCGCTGCTGGGCATCCCGGAGTCAGCGCAGGCGTCGTAG
- a CDS encoding putative cobaltochelatase — MRPYPFTAVVGMPDLRLGLVLSAISPAIGGVLVRGEKGTAKSTMVRALAGLLPEVDVVEGCRFSCDPAAPDPNCPDAPHGTRAVRRPARLVELPVGAAEDRVIGSLNLERALTEGVTDFQPGLLAAAHRGLLYVDEVNLLHDHLVDTLLDAAAMGRATVEREGVSVSHAARFVLIGTMNPEEGELRPQLLDRFGLTVEVAASRDPEQRAEVIRRRLAYEADPDAFAARFEDTDAQLAAEIAAAQKLLPSVELSDEALRQIAEVCAAFEVDGMRADIVTARTAVAHAAWSGRTDVSTEDIRVAARLALPHRRRRNPFDAPGIDEEQLEQALRDAEPPEDPGPPDDDGPGSGSDAPAETPQGQQNDSGGEPGGGGSEQQSVGAGKPYRARMFSVAGLGEGAHGKRSRAVTDAGRTIGVRPPGTRAGRPHLVATVRAAAPHQRSRGREGAGLVLRPSDLRFALREGREGNLVLFCVDASGSMGARSRMREVKAAVLSLLLDAYQRRDKVGLVTFRAGAAELALPPTISVEAAAARLEGLPTGGRTPLAEGLLEAARVLRVEAVRDPRRRPLLVVVTDGRATSGADAVARSQQAADMLAGAGVASVVMDCETGRMRLGLAAELAARLGGEHVPLGEVAADTLATEVRRRAA; from the coding sequence TTGAGGCCGTATCCGTTCACCGCCGTCGTCGGGATGCCGGACCTCCGGCTCGGACTGGTGCTCTCGGCGATCTCCCCGGCCATCGGCGGCGTGCTGGTGCGCGGCGAGAAGGGCACCGCGAAGTCCACGATGGTGCGCGCGCTGGCCGGCCTGCTGCCCGAGGTCGACGTCGTCGAGGGCTGCCGGTTCTCCTGCGACCCCGCCGCGCCCGACCCGAACTGCCCCGACGCGCCCCACGGCACGCGCGCGGTCCGCCGCCCGGCGCGGCTGGTCGAGCTGCCGGTCGGCGCGGCCGAGGACCGCGTGATCGGGTCGCTCAACCTGGAACGCGCGCTGACCGAAGGCGTCACCGACTTCCAGCCCGGCCTGCTCGCCGCCGCGCACCGCGGCCTGCTCTACGTCGACGAGGTCAACCTGCTGCACGACCACCTGGTCGACACGCTGCTCGACGCGGCGGCGATGGGCCGCGCGACCGTCGAGCGCGAGGGCGTGTCGGTGTCGCACGCGGCGCGGTTCGTGTTGATCGGCACCATGAACCCGGAGGAAGGCGAGCTGCGGCCGCAGCTCCTCGACCGGTTCGGGCTGACCGTCGAGGTGGCCGCGAGCCGCGATCCGGAGCAGCGCGCCGAGGTGATCCGCCGTCGGCTGGCTTACGAGGCGGACCCGGACGCGTTCGCCGCGCGGTTCGAGGACACCGACGCCCAGCTCGCGGCCGAGATCGCGGCGGCGCAGAAGCTCCTGCCGTCGGTCGAGCTGAGCGACGAGGCGTTGCGGCAGATCGCCGAGGTGTGCGCGGCGTTCGAGGTCGACGGGATGCGCGCGGACATCGTCACCGCCCGCACCGCGGTCGCCCACGCGGCGTGGAGCGGGCGCACCGATGTGTCCACAGAGGACATCCGCGTCGCGGCGCGGCTCGCGTTGCCGCACCGGCGCCGCCGCAACCCGTTCGACGCGCCCGGGATCGACGAGGAGCAGCTGGAACAGGCGCTGCGCGACGCCGAGCCGCCGGAGGACCCCGGTCCGCCGGACGACGACGGCCCCGGCTCGGGTTCCGACGCCCCGGCCGAAACCCCGCAGGGGCAGCAGAACGACAGCGGCGGGGAACCCGGCGGCGGTGGGAGCGAGCAGCAGTCCGTCGGCGCCGGAAAGCCGTACCGGGCCAGGATGTTCAGCGTCGCCGGTCTCGGGGAGGGGGCGCACGGCAAGCGGTCCCGCGCGGTGACCGACGCCGGGCGGACCATCGGCGTCCGGCCGCCCGGCACGCGCGCGGGGCGGCCGCACCTGGTCGCGACCGTGCGGGCAGCCGCGCCGCACCAGCGCTCCCGCGGTCGCGAGGGCGCCGGCCTGGTGCTCCGGCCGAGCGACCTGCGGTTCGCACTGCGTGAGGGCCGCGAGGGCAACCTCGTGCTGTTCTGCGTCGACGCGTCCGGCTCGATGGGGGCCCGGTCCCGGATGCGGGAGGTCAAGGCCGCCGTCCTGTCGCTGCTGCTGGACGCCTACCAGCGGCGGGACAAGGTCGGGCTGGTGACGTTCCGGGCGGGCGCCGCCGAGCTGGCGCTGCCGCCGACGATCAGTGTCGAGGCCGCCGCCGCGCGCCTGGAGGGCTTGCCGACCGGCGGGCGGACGCCGCTCGCGGAAGGACTGCTGGAGGCCGCGCGCGTGCTGCGGGTCGAGGCGGTGCGGGACCCGCGCCGTCGTCCGCTGCTGGTCGTGGTCACCGACGGCCGGGCCACCAGCGGCGCGGACGCGGTCGCGCGCTCGCAGCAGGCCGCGGACATGCTGGCCGGTGCGGGCGTCGCGTCCGTGGTGATGGACTGCGAGACCGGGCGCATGCGGCTGGGGCTCGCGGCGGAACTGGCCGCGCGGCTGGGCGGCGAGCACGTGCCGCTGGGCGAGGTCGCCGCCGACACGCTGGCCACCGAGGTACGCAGGAGGGCTGCCTGA
- the cobO gene encoding cob(I)yrinic acid a,c-diamide adenosyltransferase — protein MPQGKPLVVPDDGLTTRQRRNRPLLAVHTGEMKGKSTAAFGMALRAWNQGWSIGVFQFVKSAKWKVGEENAFRALGALHESGGQGGPVEWHKMGEGWSWSRKQGSDEDHAANAREGWAEIKRRLAEERHDFYVLDEFTYPLHWGWIDTAEVVAALRDRPGRQHVVITGRNAPEELIEAADLVTHMTKVKHPMDAGQKGQRGIEW, from the coding sequence ATGCCGCAGGGGAAACCGCTGGTCGTGCCGGACGACGGCCTCACCACGCGCCAGCGCCGCAACCGGCCGCTGCTCGCCGTGCACACCGGTGAGATGAAGGGCAAGTCCACCGCCGCGTTCGGGATGGCGCTGCGGGCGTGGAACCAAGGCTGGTCGATCGGCGTGTTCCAGTTCGTCAAGTCGGCGAAGTGGAAGGTGGGCGAGGAGAACGCCTTCCGCGCGCTGGGCGCCCTGCACGAAAGCGGCGGCCAGGGCGGGCCGGTCGAATGGCACAAGATGGGCGAGGGCTGGAGCTGGTCGCGCAAGCAGGGGTCGGACGAGGACCACGCCGCCAACGCGCGGGAGGGCTGGGCGGAGATCAAGCGCCGCCTCGCCGAGGAGCGCCACGACTTCTACGTGCTCGACGAGTTCACCTACCCGCTGCACTGGGGCTGGATCGACACCGCCGAGGTGGTCGCCGCTCTGCGCGACCGGCCGGGCCGGCAGCACGTGGTGATCACCGGCCGCAACGCGCCCGAGGAGCTGATCGAGGCCGCCGACCTGGTGACGCACATGACGAAGGTCAAGCACCCGATGGACGCCGGGCAAAAGGGCCAGCGGGGCATCGAATGGTGA
- a CDS encoding MFS transporter produces the protein MRAWSGVAAITASLFVFLTTELMPVGLLTPLSTSLGVTVGVAGLMVTLQGVSAGLGVPFIVAWTRRVDRRILLSALLAVLALGNLVTSVSPSYPLILATRLVMGFASGVFWAIGVSMAMRIVPERHASRAAAVVMSGISIATVAGIPLGTVVESLTDWRTTFLIWAGLSVLVFLAVAIVVPSLPSANAVPVREVFALPVRNLPLRRVLCTVVLFVLGHFGAYTFVRPYLEENASAPPVFITVVLMVFGAAGAVGNFAAGYTVNRSLRGSFLVGCAGLVVSMLLLLTIGSGPAGAVVAMVLWGLSFGAVQLCQVNMTLAAAPETFEAAMSLNTMAYNTSIALGALFGGLFADHLGVTSVVWFGVALTAASLLLTLRRQR, from the coding sequence GTGAGAGCGTGGTCGGGGGTCGCGGCGATCACCGCGAGCCTGTTCGTCTTCCTCACCACCGAGTTGATGCCGGTCGGTCTGCTCACCCCGCTCAGCACGAGCCTCGGCGTCACCGTGGGCGTCGCCGGGCTGATGGTCACCCTGCAAGGTGTTTCGGCCGGTCTCGGCGTGCCGTTCATCGTCGCGTGGACCCGGCGGGTCGACCGGCGCATCCTGCTGTCCGCGCTGCTGGCTGTGCTGGCGCTGGGGAACCTGGTGACGTCGGTGTCGCCGAGCTACCCGCTGATCCTGGCGACGCGCCTGGTGATGGGGTTCGCCAGCGGCGTGTTCTGGGCCATCGGGGTGAGCATGGCGATGCGCATCGTGCCGGAACGCCACGCGAGCCGGGCGGCCGCGGTCGTGATGTCCGGCATCTCGATCGCCACGGTCGCCGGGATCCCGCTGGGGACCGTCGTGGAGAGCCTCACCGACTGGCGCACGACGTTCCTCATCTGGGCCGGGCTGAGCGTGCTGGTGTTCCTCGCGGTCGCCATCGTCGTGCCGTCGCTGCCGTCGGCCAACGCGGTGCCCGTCCGGGAGGTGTTCGCGCTCCCGGTCCGGAACCTCCCGCTGCGCCGGGTGTTGTGCACCGTCGTCCTGTTCGTGCTCGGCCACTTCGGGGCGTACACGTTCGTCCGGCCCTACCTGGAGGAGAACGCCTCCGCGCCGCCGGTGTTCATCACCGTCGTGCTGATGGTCTTCGGCGCGGCGGGGGCGGTCGGGAACTTCGCCGCCGGGTACACGGTGAACCGGAGCCTGCGGGGCAGTTTCCTCGTCGGCTGCGCGGGACTGGTGGTGTCCATGTTGCTGCTGCTCACGATCGGCAGCGGGCCGGCGGGCGCGGTGGTCGCGATGGTCCTCTGGGGACTGTCGTTCGGCGCCGTGCAGCTGTGCCAGGTGAACATGACGCTCGCGGCCGCGCCGGAGACGTTCGAGGCCGCGATGTCGCTGAACACCATGGCCTACAACACGTCCATCGCGCTCGGCGCGCTGTTCGGCGGGCTGTTCGCCGACCACCTGGGCGTCACGAGCGTCGTCTGGTTCGGCGTGGCGCTGACGGCGGCCTCGCTGCTCCTCACGCTACGGCGCCAGCGCTAG
- a CDS encoding cobyrinate a,c-diamide synthase, which yields MVNRVVIAAPASGHGKTTIATGLMAALRARGLAVSGHKVGPDFIDPGYHSLATGRPPRNLDPFLQGEDLLAPLLRHGSAGADIAVIEGVMGLFDGQLGTEGYASTAHVARLLGAPVVLVVDASAASRSVAAMVLGFARYEPGVEIAGVILNKLGSPRHEEEIRAALVRTGIPVLGALRRSDDIHAPSRHLGLVPAAERDAESRELLPKLAAWVADGVDLEAIVRVARTAGPLSAPAWEPTGSYSGPRRVVAAAAGPAFTFRYTETVELLAASGVDVVDLDPLHDKALPEGCAGLYFGGGFPEVHVEDLSANAPLREELAAAIRSGMPVVAECAGLLYLCGELDGLPMVGALDASAEMTKRGALGYRTASAAQDHLLARAGERVTGHEFHRTVVTPRAGAVPAWEWDGVAEGFASPTLHASYLHVHWAGHPALAHRFAAAVHARG from the coding sequence ATGGTGAATCGCGTCGTCATCGCCGCGCCCGCGTCCGGGCACGGCAAGACGACGATCGCGACCGGGCTGATGGCCGCGTTGCGGGCGCGCGGGCTGGCGGTGTCCGGGCACAAGGTCGGGCCGGATTTCATCGACCCCGGCTACCACTCGCTGGCGACCGGACGACCGCCGCGCAACCTGGATCCGTTCCTGCAGGGCGAAGATCTGTTGGCGCCGTTGCTTCGGCACGGTTCCGCGGGCGCGGACATCGCGGTGATCGAAGGCGTGATGGGCCTGTTCGACGGGCAGCTCGGCACCGAGGGCTACGCGTCGACCGCGCACGTCGCGCGGCTGCTGGGCGCGCCGGTGGTGCTCGTGGTGGACGCGTCGGCGGCGAGCCGCAGCGTCGCGGCGATGGTGCTCGGGTTCGCGCGCTACGAGCCGGGCGTCGAGATCGCGGGCGTCATCCTCAACAAGCTGGGGTCGCCCCGGCACGAGGAGGAGATCCGCGCGGCGCTGGTGCGCACCGGGATCCCCGTGCTGGGCGCGTTGCGGCGCAGCGACGACATCCACGCGCCGAGCCGTCACCTCGGGCTGGTGCCCGCCGCCGAACGGGACGCCGAGTCCCGGGAACTGCTGCCGAAGCTGGCCGCGTGGGTGGCCGATGGCGTCGACCTGGAAGCGATCGTGCGGGTGGCGCGGACGGCCGGTCCGCTCAGCGCGCCGGCGTGGGAGCCGACCGGGTCGTATTCGGGACCGCGCCGGGTGGTCGCGGCGGCCGCGGGGCCGGCGTTCACGTTCCGCTACACCGAGACGGTGGAGTTGCTCGCGGCGTCCGGTGTGGACGTGGTGGACCTGGATCCGTTGCACGACAAGGCGCTTCCCGAGGGGTGTGCCGGGTTGTACTTCGGGGGCGGGTTCCCGGAGGTGCACGTCGAGGACCTGTCGGCGAACGCGCCGTTGCGCGAGGAGCTGGCCGCGGCGATCCGGAGTGGGATGCCGGTGGTGGCGGAGTGCGCTGGGTTGCTGTACCTGTGCGGGGAGCTGGACGGGCTGCCGATGGTGGGAGCGCTGGACGCGTCGGCGGAGATGACCAAGCGGGGCGCGCTCGGGTACCGGACGGCTTCCGCCGCGCAGGACCACCTGCTGGCTCGCGCCGGGGAGCGGGTGACCGGGCACGAGTTCCACCGGACCGTGGTGACGCCGCGGGCGGGCGCGGTGCCGGCGTGGGAGTGGGATGGCGTCGCCGAGGGTTTCGCCTCGCCCACGCTGCATGCGTCCTACCTGCACGTCCACTGGGCCGGGCACCCCGCGCTGGCGCACCGGTTCGCGGCGGCGGTGCACGCGCGTGGCTGA
- a CDS encoding bifunctional cobalt-precorrin-7 (C(5))-methyltransferase/cobalt-precorrin-6B (C(15))-methyltransferase: MGVPADGWAGLTEPARAEIAAAEVLFGGRRQLDLVPLDVPKVAWPSPLLPALDGLFAEHAGRRIGVLASGDPLLSGIGTTLVRRFGAEHVRIVPAVSSVALARARMGWSAEETEVVSVVGRSVHRVSRALAPGARLVVLSSDGGTPAELAEVLVARGFGESKLTVLEQLGGPAERRVEGFARDWSHPAGDPLNVVAVECSGPALPALPGLPDDAFEHDGQITKRDLRASALARLAPVPGELLWDVGAGAGSVGIEWSRAHPANRAIAVERSAERAARIQRNADRLGVPELRVVTGAAPEVLADLPTPDAVFVGGGLASLDVCLDALRPGGRLVAHAVTLDSEQALATAYQRHGGELTRIAVEHAAPLGGFAGWTPARTVTQWSFVK, encoded by the coding sequence GTGGGTGTCCCGGCCGACGGGTGGGCCGGGCTGACCGAGCCCGCGCGCGCCGAGATCGCGGCGGCCGAGGTGCTGTTCGGCGGCCGCCGCCAGCTCGACCTGGTGCCGCTCGACGTGCCGAAAGTGGCGTGGCCGAGCCCGCTGCTGCCCGCGCTGGACGGCCTGTTCGCCGAGCACGCCGGACGCCGGATCGGCGTGCTGGCCAGCGGGGATCCGCTGCTGTCCGGCATCGGGACGACGCTGGTCAGGCGGTTCGGCGCGGAGCACGTGCGGATCGTGCCCGCGGTGTCGTCGGTCGCGCTCGCGCGGGCCAGGATGGGCTGGTCCGCGGAGGAGACCGAGGTGGTCAGCGTCGTCGGCCGCAGCGTGCACCGGGTGAGCCGCGCGCTCGCACCGGGGGCGCGGCTGGTGGTGCTCAGCTCCGACGGCGGCACGCCCGCGGAACTCGCCGAGGTGCTGGTGGCAAGGGGTTTCGGCGAGAGCAAACTCACGGTGCTGGAGCAGCTCGGCGGTCCGGCCGAGCGCCGCGTCGAAGGTTTCGCGCGAGACTGGTCACACCCGGCGGGCGACCCGTTGAACGTCGTCGCTGTCGAGTGCTCAGGCCCGGCGTTGCCGGCCCTGCCCGGGCTGCCGGACGACGCCTTCGAACACGACGGGCAGATCACCAAGCGGGACCTGCGGGCGAGCGCGCTGGCCCGGCTCGCGCCGGTGCCCGGCGAGCTGCTGTGGGACGTCGGCGCGGGCGCCGGCAGCGTCGGGATCGAGTGGTCGCGGGCACATCCGGCGAACCGCGCGATCGCCGTCGAGCGCAGTGCGGAACGGGCCGCGCGGATCCAGCGCAACGCGGACCGGCTGGGGGTGCCAGAGCTGCGGGTCGTGACGGGTGCGGCGCCCGAGGTCCTGGCCGACCTGCCCACGCCCGACGCGGTGTTCGTCGGCGGCGGTCTGGCGTCGCTGGACGTCTGCCTGGACGCGCTGCGGCCCGGCGGACGGCTCGTCGCCCACGCGGTGACGCTCGACTCGGAACAGGCGCTGGCGACGGCATACCAGCGACACGGCGGCGAGCTGACCCGGATCGCCGTCGAGCACGCCGCGCCGCTCGGCGGATTCGCCGGCTGGACCCCGGCCCGGACCGTGACGCAATGGAGTTTCGTGAAATGA
- a CDS encoding cobalt-precorrin-5B (C(1))-methyltransferase: MRYGWTTGACATAATTAAYTALLTGEFPDPVEVELPQGRRPAFALATERLDADSATAGVIKDAGDDPDVTHGALILSTVRRGEPGSGVTFRAGIGVGTVTLPGLPLPVGEPAINPVPRRLMTEAVRRVAAAFGDAGDVVVEISVPEGEELARQTWNPRLGILGGLSILGTTGVVVPYSCSAWIDSIRRGVDVARALGHEHVAGATGSTSERAVAARYGLPETALLDMGDFAGAVLKYVKRHPVPRLTIAGGFAKMSKLAAGHLDLHSKRSQVDLALLASLAPKPLAARILEANTALHALQLSQEAGFPIGEAVADRARAFAASVLAPAPVAVDVLVIDRAGNVVGVSGA; the protein is encoded by the coding sequence ATGAGGTACGGGTGGACCACCGGAGCGTGTGCGACCGCGGCCACCACGGCCGCGTACACCGCGCTGCTCACCGGCGAGTTCCCCGACCCGGTCGAGGTGGAGCTGCCGCAGGGGCGGCGCCCGGCGTTCGCGCTGGCCACCGAGCGGTTGGACGCGGACTCGGCCACCGCCGGGGTGATCAAGGACGCCGGTGACGACCCGGACGTGACGCACGGCGCGCTGATCCTGTCCACCGTCCGGCGCGGCGAGCCGGGCAGCGGCGTGACGTTCCGCGCGGGCATCGGGGTGGGGACGGTGACCCTGCCCGGGCTGCCGTTGCCGGTCGGCGAGCCGGCGATCAACCCGGTGCCGCGGCGGCTGATGACCGAGGCGGTGCGGCGGGTCGCGGCCGCGTTCGGCGATGCCGGGGATGTCGTGGTCGAGATCTCCGTGCCCGAGGGCGAGGAGCTGGCGCGGCAGACGTGGAACCCGCGGCTCGGCATCCTCGGCGGGCTGTCGATCCTCGGCACGACCGGCGTGGTGGTGCCGTACTCGTGCTCGGCGTGGATCGACAGCATCCGGCGCGGGGTCGACGTCGCGCGGGCGCTGGGGCACGAACACGTCGCCGGCGCGACGGGCAGCACGTCGGAGCGGGCGGTCGCCGCGCGGTACGGGCTGCCGGAGACGGCGTTGCTCGACATGGGGGACTTCGCGGGCGCGGTGCTCAAGTACGTGAAGCGCCATCCCGTGCCGCGGCTGACGATCGCGGGCGGGTTCGCGAAGATGTCGAAGCTCGCGGCCGGGCACCTGGACCTGCACTCGAAGCGGTCGCAAGTGGACCTCGCGCTGCTGGCCTCGCTGGCGCCCAAGCCGCTGGCCGCGCGGATTCTCGAGGCGAACACGGCGCTGCACGCGCTGCAGCTGTCGCAGGAGGCGGGCTTCCCGATCGGCGAGGCGGTCGCGGACCGGGCGCGGGCGTTCGCGGCGTCGGTGCTGGCCCCGGCGCCGGTCGCGGTGGACGTGCTGGTGATCGACCGGGCGGGGAACGTGGTCGGGGTCAGCGGGGCCTGA
- a CDS encoding adenosylcobinamide-GDP ribazoletransferase, whose amino-acid sequence MIGDALRMALGTLTALPVPAPRTIDRRVAGGAMLLAPLAAVPLAVLAGLVVLAGDALGLPAIAVAGLTVGAVGLASRGLHLDGLADTADGLGASFDRERALEIMRRGDSGPTGVATLVLVLIVQCGALSGAISAGHGVTAATAGTLMSRWVLALCCTRGVPSARPDGLGATVAGSIRLPWTVATLCAAAGFATLAPGLEWWRGPVAVAAAVAAAGLVLWRCTTRLGGITGDVLGACVEIAAAAAWLALAP is encoded by the coding sequence GTGATCGGCGATGCGCTGCGGATGGCGCTCGGCACCCTGACCGCCCTCCCCGTCCCCGCGCCGCGCACCATCGACCGGCGCGTCGCGGGCGGGGCGATGCTGCTGGCGCCGCTCGCCGCGGTGCCGCTCGCCGTTTTGGCCGGGCTCGTCGTCCTCGCGGGGGACGCGCTCGGGCTGCCCGCGATCGCCGTGGCGGGGCTCACGGTCGGCGCGGTGGGCCTGGCCAGCCGGGGGTTGCACCTGGACGGCCTCGCCGACACCGCGGACGGCCTCGGCGCGTCCTTCGACCGCGAGCGCGCCCTGGAGATCATGCGCCGCGGCGATTCGGGTCCCACCGGGGTCGCCACGCTCGTCCTCGTGCTGATCGTCCAGTGTGGAGCGCTCAGCGGCGCGATTTCCGCCGGGCACGGGGTCACCGCCGCCACCGCCGGCACGCTGATGAGCCGCTGGGTGCTGGCGCTGTGCTGCACCCGCGGGGTGCCGTCCGCCCGGCCCGACGGCCTCGGCGCCACCGTCGCGGGCAGCATCCGTCTGCCGTGGACGGTGGCGACCCTGTGTGCCGCCGCCGGTTTCGCCACCCTGGCGCCCGGGCTGGAGTGGTGGCGCGGCCCCGTCGCGGTGGCGGCCGCCGTCGCCGCGGCCGGGCTCGTGTTGTGGCGCTGCACCACCCGGCTGGGCGGCATCACCGGGGACGTGCTCGGCGCGTGCGTGGAGATCGCGGCCGCCGCAGCCTGGCTAGCGCTGGCGCCGTAG
- the cobM gene encoding precorrin-4 C(11)-methyltransferase, whose protein sequence is MTVFFIGAGPGAADLITVRGRDLLARCGVCLYPGSLTPPDLLAHCPADARRIDTADLSLDQIVGELVAADRAGHDVARLCSGDPSIYSAVAEQMRRLDAAGVPYQVVPGVPAFAAAAAELGRELTVPTIGQSLVITRVQARSTAMPEGETLANFAATGTTLAVHLAINRIEQVVEELLPHYGADCPVAVVHCASQPGQRILRGILSRIAQEVRAAGIDRAAVIFVGRVLGAEKFPDSYLYSAARDRSEKLRPR, encoded by the coding sequence ATGACCGTGTTCTTCATCGGCGCCGGCCCTGGCGCGGCGGACCTGATCACCGTGCGCGGCCGCGACCTGCTGGCGCGCTGCGGGGTCTGCCTGTACCCGGGCAGCCTGACGCCGCCCGACCTGCTCGCCCACTGCCCCGCGGACGCGCGCCGGATCGACACGGCGGACCTGTCGCTGGACCAGATCGTCGGCGAGCTGGTCGCGGCGGACCGCGCGGGCCACGACGTGGCGCGGCTGTGCTCGGGCGACCCGTCGATCTACAGCGCGGTGGCCGAGCAGATGCGCCGCCTCGACGCGGCCGGCGTGCCGTACCAGGTGGTGCCCGGCGTGCCCGCGTTCGCCGCGGCGGCCGCGGAGCTGGGGCGCGAACTGACGGTGCCGACGATCGGGCAGAGCCTGGTCATCACGCGCGTCCAGGCCCGCTCGACGGCCATGCCGGAGGGCGAGACGCTGGCGAACTTCGCCGCGACCGGCACGACGCTGGCCGTGCACCTGGCGATCAACCGGATCGAGCAGGTGGTCGAGGAGCTGCTGCCGCACTACGGCGCGGACTGCCCGGTGGCCGTGGTGCACTGCGCGAGCCAGCCGGGGCAGCGGATCCTGCGCGGGATTTTGTCGCGGATCGCGCAGGAGGTGCGCGCCGCGGGAATCGACCGCGCGGCGGTGATCTTCGTGGGCCGCGTCCTGGGGGCGGAGAAGTTCCCGGACAGCTACCTGTACTCGGCGGCGCGGGACCGGTCGGAAAAGCTCAGGCCCCGCTGA
- the cobC gene encoding Rv2231c family pyridoxal phosphate-dependent protein CobC produces the protein MADYDLHHHGDREVGDGLVDLAVNVRLPSPPPWLRAELAAALEDLAAYPDPGAAAEAVAARHGREVSDVLVTAGAAEAFTLLANALRPRHAVVVHPQFTEPEAALRAAGHEVDRVVLSASDGFRLGPVPADADLVFVGNPTNPTSVLHPASALRALVRPGRVLVVDEAFLDAVPGEPESLAGERIPGVVVIRSLTKTWGIAGLRAGYLLAEPSLVDMLRAVQPPWSVSTLAARAVVACMRPSALDEADKLAVRAEQDREHLIAGLRSLGVEVAGEPRGPFVLVRIPGAADLRLRLRAAGYAVRRGDTFPGLDGDWLRIAVREPAVTDSFLDALRRLR, from the coding sequence GTGGCTGACTACGACCTGCACCACCACGGGGATCGCGAGGTCGGGGACGGCCTGGTGGACCTGGCGGTGAACGTCCGGCTGCCGTCGCCGCCGCCGTGGCTGCGCGCGGAGCTGGCCGCGGCGCTGGAAGACCTGGCCGCTTATCCCGATCCGGGCGCGGCTGCCGAGGCGGTCGCCGCGCGGCACGGCCGTGAGGTGTCGGACGTGCTGGTGACGGCGGGCGCGGCGGAGGCGTTCACGTTGCTGGCCAACGCCTTGCGGCCGCGGCATGCGGTGGTGGTGCACCCGCAGTTCACCGAGCCGGAGGCGGCGCTGCGCGCGGCGGGCCACGAGGTCGACCGGGTCGTGTTGTCCGCTTCGGACGGTTTCAGGCTGGGACCGGTGCCCGCGGACGCGGACCTGGTGTTCGTCGGCAATCCCACGAACCCGACTTCCGTGTTGCACCCGGCGTCCGCGTTGCGTGCGCTCGTGCGACCTGGCCGGGTGCTGGTGGTGGACGAGGCCTTTTTGGACGCGGTGCCCGGCGAGCCGGAAAGCCTGGCGGGGGAACGGATTCCGGGTGTGGTGGTGATCCGCAGCCTGACGAAGACGTGGGGCATCGCGGGCCTGCGCGCGGGCTATCTGCTGGCCGAACCGTCGCTTGTGGACATGCTGCGGGCCGTGCAGCCGCCGTGGTCGGTGTCGACGCTCGCCGCGCGGGCGGTGGTCGCCTGCATGCGGCCGTCGGCGCTGGACGAGGCGGACAAGCTGGCCGTGCGGGCGGAGCAGGACCGGGAGCACCTGATCGCCGGGCTGCGCTCGCTGGGCGTCGAGGTGGCCGGTGAGCCGCGCGGTCCGTTCGTGCTGGTGCGGATCCCCGGCGCGGCGGACCTGCGGCTGCGCCTGCGGGCGGCGGGATACGCCGTCCGCCGCGGCGACACGTTCCCCGGCCTGGACGGCGACTGGCTGCGGATCGCGGTCCGGGAGCCCGCGGTGACCGACTCCTTCCTGGACGCGCTACGACGCCTGCGCTGA